The Gemella massiliensis genome contains a region encoding:
- a CDS encoding ABC transporter substrate-binding protein: MKKNMLKVFSSTVALSLVLAGCSTSQNKKTRDETKPAVEFKTSVDNGGNTINNGHLKIGILSADPLTGMFNPIFFLQATDYYIMRDTMLYTFALDKDYRLKQDDGNAPAKFHLDKDKKEATVTLRSDLKWNNGQDVTADDIVATYHLMGNPKYVENIRYSEDYEVIEGMKEYHNGKVDSISGITKKDNKTVVIKYTEVKPSILWGTGFLTVFLNKDQIAEASKDFGKFSGAELNTKPLSYGPYYLDKQVNGESVLAKQNPYYYNKDKVKVKEIEFKAVSPAQAAAVIKNGDVDYIRALSPNIWGNVKDANNGSILGQTDLYVSYVGFKLGKLDKEKGKVVTNSNAKLADVKVRQAFGYAVDWDQINEKLFKGLRYTPTGSGFFPPRIELAENPNGKKYKKDVEKAKKLLDEAGFKDKDNDGIREDKNGNKVSFNFAVRNTGSDLDQALADNFIKSWKEVGLDVKLVDGKLLSAKDWSTRVQADDSEIDIFQGAWGFFNNPNPNYIAGETSKLNLPRYIDDKLIKDLEQIDSIDSFDDAKIKEAFNKFDEDFAAASPWLPLSWNTDIVWVNKRIKNLDLKKYNTFDQQFYELELTADKGVKN, translated from the coding sequence ATGAAAAAAAATATGTTGAAGGTGTTTAGTTCAACGGTGGCACTGTCTTTAGTGTTGGCCGGGTGTTCGACTAGCCAGAATAAGAAAACGAGAGATGAAACGAAACCGGCGGTAGAATTTAAAACATCTGTAGATAACGGCGGTAATACAATTAATAATGGACATTTGAAAATCGGTATTTTGTCAGCTGATCCGTTAACAGGAATGTTTAACCCAATTTTCTTCTTGCAAGCGACAGATTATTATATAATGAGAGATACAATGTTATATACATTTGCGTTAGATAAAGATTATCGTTTAAAACAAGATGATGGTAATGCGCCGGCTAAGTTTCATTTAGATAAAGATAAAAAAGAAGCAACTGTAACTTTACGAAGTGATTTGAAATGGAATAATGGACAAGATGTAACAGCAGATGATATTGTGGCAACTTATCATTTAATGGGAAATCCTAAGTATGTTGAGAATATTAGATATTCTGAAGATTACGAAGTAATAGAAGGAATGAAAGAATATCATAACGGAAAAGTAGATAGTATTTCAGGTATTACAAAAAAAGATAATAAGACTGTTGTTATTAAATATACGGAAGTAAAACCGTCAATATTATGGGGAACAGGATTTTTAACGGTATTTTTAAATAAAGATCAAATAGCTGAAGCATCAAAAGATTTTGGAAAATTCTCGGGTGCGGAATTGAATACAAAACCATTATCTTATGGGCCGTATTATCTTGATAAACAAGTCAATGGAGAAAGTGTCTTAGCAAAACAAAATCCATATTATTATAATAAAGATAAAGTAAAAGTTAAAGAAATCGAATTTAAAGCTGTTTCTCCGGCACAAGCAGCCGCAGTTATAAAAAATGGTGATGTTGATTATATTCGTGCTTTAAGTCCTAATATTTGGGGAAATGTAAAAGATGCAAATAATGGTTCAATACTAGGGCAAACAGATCTTTACGTATCATATGTAGGATTTAAACTGGGAAAACTTGATAAAGAAAAAGGAAAAGTTGTAACAAATTCAAATGCAAAACTGGCTGATGTTAAAGTAAGACAAGCATTTGGATATGCTGTTGATTGGGATCAAATTAATGAAAAGTTATTTAAAGGGTTAAGATATACTCCAACAGGTTCCGGTTTTTTCCCTCCGCGTATAGAATTAGCAGAAAATCCTAATGGAAAAAAATACAAGAAAGATGTGGAAAAAGCTAAAAAATTATTAGATGAAGCCGGATTTAAAGATAAAGATAATGACGGTATTCGAGAAGATAAAAACGGAAACAAAGTATCATTTAACTTTGCTGTTCGTAATACAGGAAGTGATTTGGATCAAGCACTTGCAGATAATTTCATAAAATCTTGGAAAGAAGTTGGCTTAGATGTAAAATTAGTAGACGGTAAACTATTATCGGCAAAAGATTGGTCAACACGTGTTCAAGCGGATGATTCTGAGATAGATATTTTCCAAGGAGCATGGGGATTCTTTAACAATCCAAATCCGAATTACATAGCCGGAGAAACATCGAAATTAAATTTACCGCGCTATATTGATGATAAGCTGATAAAAGATTTAGAACAAATAGATTCTATAGATTCATTTGATGATGCTAAAATAAAAGAAGCATTTAATAAATTTGATGAAGATTTTGCTGCTGCTAGTCCGTGGTTGCCGTTGAGTTGGAATACCGATATTGTTTGGGTAAATAAACGTATAAAAAATCTTGACTTAAAAAAATATAACACTTTTGATCAGCAATTTTATGAATTGGAACTAACAGCAGATAAAGGTGTCAAAAACTAA
- a CDS encoding DNA-dependent RNA polymerase subunit epsilon, with translation MTVFKVFYQENAQEIPVRENTQVLYVEADGIPEVRKYLDDRNYNIELIQELSEAYLEFEKQSEDFKLEKVYG, from the coding sequence ATGACAGTATTTAAAGTGTTTTATCAAGAAAACGCACAAGAAATCCCCGTAAGGGAAAATACTCAAGTATTGTATGTAGAAGCTGACGGGATACCGGAGGTTAGAAAATACTTGGATGACAGAAATTACAATATAGAACTTATTCAAGAATTAAGTGAAGCATATTTAGAGTTTGAAAAACAATCTGAAGACTTTAAATTGGAGAAAGTCTATGGATAA
- a CDS encoding M42 family metallopeptidase: MSSALKRFEELTMLDGTSGFENEISKYLEENLSKYADEIKYDNLGGIYAIKKSKKENAKTVMIAAHMDEVGFIVTKILPNGMLKFETLGGFREDVLLAQTYTITSYEGKKFTGVIGSIPKHFTAGIAQNVKINDMTIDLGAASREEVLEMGIREGAFVTPKTNFEQLTEYRFMSKAIDNRYGCVIITEILEQFADKELDINLVVCATVQEEVGLRGASAAVHMVKPDVCFVVDCSPANDMDGSATSNGRLGEGFLVRLVDRTMVLRPNMREKIVELAEKNNIKYQYFTSPGGTDGGNIHQALTGVPTTVIGICARYIHTHNSIFDIRDYYAAKSILEKLIETIDDKFIEDIRK; the protein is encoded by the coding sequence ATGAGCAGTGCATTAAAAAGATTTGAAGAGCTAACAATGTTAGACGGAACATCAGGATTTGAAAACGAAATTTCTAAATATTTAGAAGAGAATTTATCAAAATATGCTGATGAAATTAAATACGATAATTTAGGTGGAATTTATGCAATAAAAAAATCAAAAAAAGAAAATGCTAAAACTGTCATGATAGCAGCACATATGGATGAAGTCGGTTTTATTGTAACAAAAATTTTACCGAACGGGATGTTAAAATTTGAAACACTTGGCGGTTTTAGAGAAGATGTTTTGTTAGCACAAACTTATACTATAACTTCATATGAGGGTAAAAAATTTACCGGGGTAATAGGCTCTATACCGAAACATTTTACAGCAGGGATAGCACAAAATGTTAAAATAAACGATATGACGATAGATCTTGGAGCTGCTTCACGAGAAGAAGTTTTAGAAATGGGTATTAGAGAGGGTGCTTTTGTAACACCGAAAACCAATTTTGAACAACTTACAGAATATCGTTTTATGAGCAAAGCTATAGACAATAGATACGGTTGTGTAATTATTACTGAAATATTAGAACAGTTTGCTGATAAAGAGTTGGATATTAATTTGGTGGTTTGCGCCACTGTTCAAGAAGAAGTGGGATTACGTGGAGCAAGTGCGGCGGTTCATATGGTGAAGCCCGATGTTTGTTTTGTTGTTGATTGTAGCCCTGCTAATGATATGGACGGTTCTGCTACCAGTAACGGTCGTCTGGGAGAAGGATTTTTAGTAAGACTTGTTGATAGAACAATGGTACTCCGCCCAAATATGAGAGAAAAAATAGTGGAACTTGCAGAAAAAAATAATATAAAATATCAGTATTTCACATCACCCGGTGGAACGGATGGTGGAAATATTCATCAGGCATTAACGGGAGTACCGACTACCGTAATAGGGATTTGTGCCAGATATATTCACACACATAATTCAATTTTTGACATAAGAGATTATTATGCGGCAAAATCAATTTTAGAAAAATTAATAGAAACGATTGATGATAAATTTATTGAAGATATAAGAAAATAG
- a CDS encoding 2-oxoacid:ferredoxin oxidoreductase subunit beta: MKVTLKDYKNDVKPDWCAGCGDYSVLAGINRAIVNLGIKPENVVISAGIGCSGKISGYTKAYGVQGLHGRSLPVAQGIKLANQDLTVFAMGGDGDGYAIGIGHAVHAMKRNINMTYVVMDNQLYALTKGQMSPKSDEGLITTTTLEGVMEKPLSAMKIALSCKVTFLAQAFTGDMKQMMQIFEEAVQHDGFSLVNVFSPCKTYNYKNTPAWYKENLTKLDDIEGYDNTNKLEAYRILEEYNDLVTGVIYKNTQKKHYEDILKNYKRDEPVAHQNLNFSEDLFNKLCDEFR, from the coding sequence TTGAAAGTAACATTAAAAGATTATAAAAATGATGTTAAACCCGATTGGTGTGCCGGTTGTGGTGATTATTCAGTTCTTGCCGGAATTAATAGAGCTATTGTCAATTTAGGTATAAAGCCGGAAAATGTTGTTATTTCTGCCGGTATAGGTTGTTCCGGGAAAATTAGCGGTTACACAAAGGCATATGGCGTACAAGGGCTTCATGGACGTTCATTACCTGTTGCTCAAGGAATAAAATTAGCAAATCAAGATTTGACGGTTTTTGCAATGGGGGGAGATGGAGATGGTTATGCTATCGGTATAGGGCATGCGGTTCATGCAATGAAACGAAATATTAATATGACTTATGTGGTAATGGATAATCAACTTTATGCCTTAACTAAAGGGCAAATGTCACCGAAATCGGATGAAGGACTTATTACAACAACGACATTAGAAGGCGTAATGGAAAAACCTTTATCCGCTATGAAGATCGCTTTATCTTGTAAAGTAACTTTTTTAGCACAGGCATTTACCGGAGATATGAAACAAATGATGCAGATTTTTGAAGAAGCGGTACAACATGATGGGTTTTCATTAGTTAATGTATTTAGCCCATGTAAAACTTATAATTACAAAAACACACCGGCTTGGTATAAAGAAAACCTAACTAAATTGGATGACATAGAAGGTTATGATAATACAAATAAGTTAGAGGCATATCGTATATTGGAAGAATATAATGATTTGGTCACGGGTGTTATCTATAAAAATACGCAAAAAAAACATTATGAAGATATATTAAAAAATTATAAACGTGATGAACCCGTTGCACATCAAAATTTGAATTTTAGTGAAGATTTGTTTAATAAATTATGTGATGAATTTAGATAA
- a CDS encoding HesB/IscA family protein, which translates to MTNTVDQIITVTDIAVKKFQELLFDANKKDSYLKIAIVLDGTQMQYSMDIKDELIEGDKVYTFNELKMVVNEEDELLLKGLEIDYVQDEFGSEFTLHNPNMMEIYDDEDGGCCGGCCCCGH; encoded by the coding sequence ATGACTAACACAGTAGATCAAATAATAACTGTAACAGATATAGCTGTTAAAAAATTTCAAGAGTTACTGTTTGATGCTAATAAAAAGGACAGTTATTTGAAGATAGCTATAGTATTAGATGGGACACAAATGCAATATAGCATGGACATTAAAGACGAATTAATTGAAGGAGATAAGGTTTATACATTTAACGAGTTAAAAATGGTAGTAAACGAAGAAGATGAATTGCTTCTAAAAGGTCTTGAGATTGATTATGTACAAGACGAGTTTGGAAGTGAATTTACGTTGCATAATCCTAACATGATGGAAATTTATGATGATGAAGATGGAGGCTGCTGTGGTGGCTGCTGTTGTTGTGGGCATTAA
- a CDS encoding aminotransferase class V-fold PLP-dependent enzyme has protein sequence MIYKIANTIEEYEQIFKLNYETFVDEIPQHEKNDTGKLKDKFHDKNIYIIAKKEQEVVGMIALSDTRPFSLDLKLNDIDKYYEGSYKKPVEIRLLSIKQQYRKTKVFTELIQRTFNYIIQNAYDIIFISGTTRQEKLYRHLGFVKFHENVGTKDAEYMPMYLDLTKDNRIIDKLSKAQRINFLPGPVDLSEEVVKKLSKKLYSHRSNEFVSLTKDTLEKIETILDVREATILHGSATLANEAIMAQLKGRSLTNGLVLANGEFGNRLIKETKRHGLNIESYSVGFGESFDLKEVERKLSSKNYDFVYLVHNETSVGILNDLEEITKIAKKYGIVLAVDAVSAVGAVKYSYKDVDYVACSSGKAFCSVAGLAIVGSNCDLVELKDTPLYLDLGYAHKMTSIPFTQPSILMEALNTALDVFKTDKRYGVVKEKYSYMKKGLKELNLPIMKIKEKEISPVIITVELPKEISSLNIGESFAINNIFIHYKSSYLQERNIIQFSFINVNTDKKEIDYTLSILKEMIGEE, from the coding sequence ATGATTTACAAAATAGCAAATACAATAGAAGAATACGAACAAATTTTCAAATTAAATTATGAAACTTTTGTTGATGAAATTCCTCAGCACGAAAAAAATGATACTGGAAAATTAAAAGATAAATTTCATGATAAAAATATTTATATTATTGCTAAAAAGGAACAAGAAGTAGTCGGAATGATTGCATTATCAGATACAAGACCATTCTCACTAGATTTAAAATTAAATGATATAGATAAATATTATGAAGGTAGCTATAAAAAACCAGTTGAAATAAGATTATTATCGATTAAACAACAATATAGAAAAACAAAAGTATTTACAGAATTAATTCAAAGAACATTTAATTATATTATTCAGAATGCTTATGATATTATTTTTATCTCAGGAACTACTCGCCAAGAGAAATTATATCGTCATTTGGGATTTGTTAAGTTTCATGAAAATGTCGGAACAAAAGATGCTGAGTATATGCCGATGTATTTAGATTTAACAAAAGATAACAGAATAATAGATAAATTATCAAAGGCACAAAGAATTAACTTTTTGCCGGGACCTGTTGATTTATCAGAAGAAGTTGTGAAAAAACTATCTAAAAAGTTATATTCACACAGAAGCAATGAGTTTGTCAGTTTGACAAAAGATACATTAGAAAAAATAGAAACTATTTTGGATGTTAGAGAGGCGACAATTTTACACGGTTCTGCAACATTGGCAAATGAAGCGATTATGGCACAATTAAAAGGTCGCAGTTTAACTAACGGTTTAGTGTTGGCAAATGGAGAATTTGGGAACAGATTAATAAAAGAAACAAAACGTCATGGTTTGAATATAGAAAGTTATAGTGTAGGTTTTGGAGAAAGTTTTGATTTGAAAGAAGTAGAAAGAAAACTTTCCTCTAAAAATTATGACTTTGTTTATTTAGTACACAATGAAACCAGTGTCGGAATTTTGAATGATTTAGAAGAAATCACTAAAATTGCTAAAAAATATGGTATTGTTTTAGCGGTGGATGCTGTTTCTGCCGTGGGTGCGGTGAAATATAGTTATAAAGATGTTGATTATGTTGCCTGTTCTTCAGGAAAAGCATTTTGCTCAGTGGCAGGTCTTGCAATAGTTGGGTCTAATTGTGACTTAGTAGAATTAAAAGATACACCATTATATTTAGATTTAGGTTATGCTCATAAAATGACCTCAATACCGTTTACTCAACCGTCAATATTAATGGAAGCATTAAATACAGCATTAGATGTATTTAAGACAGATAAAAGATATGGTGTGGTAAAAGAAAAGTATTCATATATGAAAAAAGGTTTAAAAGAATTAAATCTCCCAATTATGAAAATAAAAGAAAAAGAAATTTCACCGGTGATTATTACCGTGGAATTACCGAAAGAGATTTCTTCTTTGAACATTGGAGAATCATTTGCGATTAATAATATATTTATTCATTATAAAAGTTCATATCTCCAAGAGAGAAATATTATACAGTTCTCATTTATTAATGTAAATACAGATAAAAAAGAAATAGATTATACATTAAGTATATTAAAAGAAATGATAGGAGAAGAATAA
- a CDS encoding NAD(P)/FAD-dependent oxidoreductase, with amino-acid sequence MKNVVILGAGYAGLTTLKGLKKAIKAGEVKVTLVNKNSYHYDTVNLHEVSSGNIPAKDITIEIKNILPAGADFIQDEVIKIDTEKKIVLTKKHELDYDILVIGLGFQSETFGIEGMAEYAMPITNVKAAEKISTTIEDNFRKYATSEEKDEKDISIIVGGVGLAGTEFLAELLHRRKELCSKYGIDEKLVKIRAFDAAPKLLPMFTKEYSDYAKKFLEDQGIEITLGAGIKGATKDGFIVEIDGERKEPKASTLVWTAGVRGNKLMDETFPELAKRGRLITTQQLTVPGMDDVYVIGDCAAFIETRQERPYPTTAQISNQMGQYVGARISGKQVGDFKYINRGVVCSLGAKNGIADVMGGKKSKGFKAAKLKKIIEAKAIYELTDFMTALKNQRIL; translated from the coding sequence ATGAAAAATGTAGTAATTTTAGGAGCGGGATACGCAGGTTTAACAACGCTGAAAGGCTTGAAAAAGGCTATTAAAGCAGGAGAAGTAAAAGTTACTTTAGTAAATAAAAATTCTTATCATTATGATACAGTCAATTTACATGAAGTTTCTTCAGGGAATATTCCTGCAAAAGATATTACAATCGAAATAAAAAATATTTTACCTGCCGGTGCGGATTTTATCCAAGATGAAGTTATCAAAATTGATACCGAGAAAAAAATAGTATTAACTAAAAAACATGAGCTTGATTATGATATATTGGTAATCGGTTTAGGCTTCCAATCAGAAACATTCGGTATCGAAGGAATGGCAGAATATGCGATGCCGATAACAAATGTCAAAGCAGCTGAAAAAATTTCTACAACTATTGAAGATAATTTTAGAAAATATGCGACATCTGAAGAAAAAGATGAAAAAGATATTTCCATTATAGTTGGAGGAGTAGGATTAGCCGGTACTGAGTTTCTTGCAGAGTTATTACATAGAAGAAAAGAATTGTGTTCTAAATATGGTATTGATGAAAAATTGGTGAAAATTCGTGCTTTTGATGCAGCACCAAAATTGTTGCCAATGTTTACTAAAGAATATAGCGATTATGCTAAGAAATTTTTAGAAGATCAAGGTATTGAGATTACTTTAGGAGCGGGTATTAAAGGTGCAACTAAAGATGGTTTCATCGTTGAAATAGACGGGGAAAGAAAAGAACCTAAAGCTAGCACATTAGTATGGACTGCCGGGGTACGAGGGAATAAACTTATGGATGAAACGTTCCCTGAATTGGCAAAACGTGGCCGATTAATAACAACTCAACAGTTAACGGTTCCCGGAATGGACGATGTATATGTAATTGGTGACTGTGCAGCATTTATAGAAACACGTCAAGAAAGACCTTACCCTACAACAGCACAAATTTCTAACCAAATGGGACAATATGTAGGAGCAAGAATTAGCGGAAAACAAGTTGGAGATTTTAAATATATTAATCGCGGTGTAGTATGTTCATTAGGAGCTAAAAACGGAATAGCAGATGTAATGGGCGGTAAAAAATCAAAAGGATTTAAAGCGGCGAAATTGAAAAAAATAATAGAAGCAAAAGCAATTTATGAATTAACGGACTTTATGACCGCTCTTAAAAATCAACGTATATTATAA
- a CDS encoding DUF6501 family protein — MMKKVIVKHTDAKKFTVSDMLTVGKEYEVVNVTEEYIFVIDNSGKVGGYYHEYFEEVK; from the coding sequence ATGATGAAAAAAGTTATAGTAAAACATACAGATGCGAAGAAATTTACAGTGAGTGATATGTTGACTGTTGGAAAAGAATACGAAGTTGTTAATGTTACGGAAGAATATATTTTTGTAATCGATAATAGCGGTAAAGTTGGCGGTTACTATCATGAATATTTTGAAGAAGTAAAATAG
- a CDS encoding LysM peptidoglycan-binding domain-containing protein has product MSKKSVKNMVLVVMFVILAPVILLGMTVLGNSITGKSKQNPTVQTTNTTQTAKVPEENKATDSNIPKANEEKVSNNASNNTSNNNNTNNSTANTSKKAIAGQEYTVKTGDTLFTIAAAAYGESNTKAGVEKIKEANNMQNNNLNAGQKIQIPKL; this is encoded by the coding sequence ATGAGCAAAAAATCTGTTAAAAATATGGTTTTAGTGGTAATGTTTGTTATTTTAGCACCGGTTATTCTTTTAGGTATGACAGTTTTAGGTAATTCGATAACAGGAAAATCAAAACAAAACCCGACCGTCCAAACTACAAATACTACACAGACGGCCAAGGTCCCGGAGGAAAACAAAGCTACTGATAGCAATATCCCAAAGGCCAATGAAGAAAAAGTGTCAAATAATGCTTCTAACAATACTTCGAATAACAACAACACGAATAATTCAACTGCAAATACATCAAAAAAAGCGATTGCAGGTCAGGAATATACTGTAAAAACAGGGGATACTTTATTCACTATAGCTGCGGCGGCATACGGAGAAAGTAATACTAAAGCGGGTGTTGAAAAAATAAAAGAAGCTAACAATATGCAAAATAATAACTTAAATGCCGGGCAAAAAATTCAAATACCAAAATTGTAA
- a CDS encoding NifU family protein has product MNTEYFNTINKIKLELDKIRPKLIADGGDIEFINFKDGILKLRFKGECATCELSHITMKYAIEKNIKEKIPEVKKVSEVKLKIV; this is encoded by the coding sequence TTGAATACAGAATATTTTAATACTATAAATAAAATAAAACTTGAATTAGACAAAATTCGTCCAAAATTAATTGCAGACGGTGGCGATATAGAATTTATTAACTTTAAAGACGGGATTCTAAAATTAAGATTTAAGGGTGAATGCGCAACCTGTGAGCTGTCACATATTACTATGAAATATGCCATTGAAAAAAATATAAAAGAAAAAATTCCGGAGGTCAAAAAAGTTTCTGAGGTCAAACTTAAAATTGTATAG
- a CDS encoding 2-oxoacid:acceptor oxidoreductase subunit alpha, protein MINKLGWKIGGEQGEGLESTAEIFSTAINTLGYHMYSTRDFASRIKGGHSNSKICISEERINVIDYKTDILIAFDQATLDNYIAELDEHSIIIVDEKIKPVFSEEIKSIIAVFPITDLAKEISNPIIKNIITLGICSALLNIEDKIFYEMIETKFSSKGEEIVNTNIQAFDKGCEIMTTFMNENNIGNKYYLKELEPKEQKNMWLVGNHAAGFGALVAGCRLYSGYPITPATEIMEYLFDKLPTVKGAYIQTEDEIAALGVAIGANFAGVRAMTATSGPGISLMTEFLGMGVMAEQPVVIVDVQRGGPSSGLPTKTEQSDIFHAVYGGTGDASRIVLAPISVEDCFYIMIDAFNMAERYQTPVIVLMDLQLGMNKETVPNFDFSKVKIDRGQLLKQEDITEEDIIYFKRYATDVLVSDRTIPGQKGGIHNANSYEHSIVGLPSEVKRNTVRQKEKRSNKIENALLDKPFVLHEYNDEKDILLVGVNATYGVLNKAAKQLKEQGMKIDTMQIRQIYPVAQEIRDTFDKYRKVYIVEHNHNKQLRTVIASKYHNSHKLGSLLKYDGDIYYTHQLIEQILEEEK, encoded by the coding sequence ATGATAAATAAATTAGGATGGAAAATAGGTGGAGAACAAGGAGAAGGATTAGAAAGTACGGCGGAAATTTTCTCCACTGCTATAAATACACTTGGATACCACATGTATTCTACCAGAGATTTTGCTAGTAGAATTAAAGGTGGACATAGTAATAGTAAAATATGTATTTCAGAAGAAAGAATTAATGTAATAGATTATAAAACAGATATTTTAATAGCTTTTGACCAGGCGACACTTGATAATTATATTGCAGAGTTGGATGAGCATAGTATTATTATTGTTGACGAAAAAATTAAACCTGTTTTTTCAGAAGAGATTAAGAGTATAATCGCTGTATTTCCAATTACGGATTTGGCTAAAGAAATTTCTAATCCCATTATAAAAAATATTATAACACTTGGTATATGCTCAGCACTTTTGAATATAGAGGATAAGATATTTTATGAAATGATTGAAACAAAATTCTCAAGCAAAGGCGAAGAAATAGTAAATACGAATATTCAGGCATTCGATAAAGGATGTGAAATTATGACAACCTTTATGAATGAAAACAATATCGGTAATAAATACTATCTTAAAGAATTAGAGCCAAAGGAACAAAAAAATATGTGGCTTGTCGGTAATCATGCAGCAGGTTTTGGAGCGTTGGTTGCCGGATGTAGATTGTATTCAGGTTATCCAATTACACCGGCTACAGAAATAATGGAGTATTTATTTGATAAGTTACCAACTGTAAAAGGCGCTTATATTCAAACGGAAGATGAGATAGCCGCACTAGGTGTAGCTATTGGGGCTAATTTCGCCGGGGTTCGTGCCATGACGGCTACATCAGGTCCCGGTATTTCACTTATGACAGAGTTTCTAGGGATGGGCGTTATGGCGGAACAACCGGTAGTTATAGTAGACGTTCAGCGTGGCGGTCCATCGTCCGGACTTCCGACAAAAACTGAACAATCGGATATTTTTCATGCTGTTTATGGTGGGACAGGTGATGCTTCAAGGATAGTTCTTGCTCCTATTTCTGTAGAAGATTGTTTCTATATTATGATAGATGCATTTAATATGGCTGAAAGATATCAAACTCCTGTTATCGTATTAATGGATTTACAACTTGGAATGAATAAGGAAACTGTTCCGAATTTTGACTTTAGCAAAGTAAAAATAGACCGTGGTCAGTTATTAAAACAAGAAGATATTACAGAAGAAGATATTATTTATTTTAAGCGTTATGCTACTGATGTTCTTGTTTCTGACAGAACAATTCCGGGGCAAAAAGGAGGAATACACAATGCCAACAGTTATGAGCATTCTATTGTCGGACTTCCGTCAGAAGTAAAAAGAAATACAGTGCGTCAAAAAGAAAAACGTTCCAATAAAATTGAAAATGCTTTGTTGGATAAACCGTTTGTGTTACATGAATACAATGATGAAAAAGATATATTATTAGTGGGTGTAAATGCAACTTACGGTGTTCTTAATAAAGCTGCTAAACAATTAAAAGAACAAGGTATGAAGATAGATACTATGCAAATAAGACAAATCTATCCGGTAGCACAGGAAATTCGTGATACTTTTGATAAATATAGAAAAGTCTATATTGTAGAACATAATCATAACAAACAACTTCGTACTGTTATTGCAAGTAAATATCACAACTCACATAAATTGGGTAGTTTATTAAAATATGACGGTGATATTTATTATACTCACCAACTTATAGAACAAATATTGGAGGAGGAGAAATAA